In one window of Opitutus sp. GAS368 DNA:
- the mnmA gene encoding tRNA 2-thiouridine(34) synthase MnmA: MSKERILVAMSGGVDSSVAALLLKQQGHDIVGAYMKNWINEDNVIGHCPWMQDIDDARAVTDRIGIEFRVVNLMADYRRLVVDYLLDGYQRGLTPNPDVMCNREMKFGVFAKYAQAEGFAAVATGHYARRVEASTVGSALAPTLAAASSRPTTFALLEGLDKNKDQSYFLALLSQAQLAAARFPIGHLTKPELRALAADAKLPTAGKKDSQGICFIGEVKMADFLKTYVPDHPGPIVRATDGKVIGEHRGLHYYTIGQRRGIRIPSNTDDKAYVVTGKRPDDHALLVAFDGPDAPGLWANECRVHGVSFIGEPVRETRRIECKVRYRDPRVFIEFTPAGRANPPDEPSTDRGSSGRLALPQTASVKFEQPQRALAPGQIMALYDGEKLLGGGVFA; the protein is encoded by the coding sequence ATGTCCAAGGAACGCATCCTCGTCGCCATGTCCGGCGGCGTCGACAGCAGTGTCGCCGCCCTCCTGCTCAAGCAGCAGGGGCACGACATTGTCGGCGCCTACATGAAGAACTGGATCAACGAGGACAACGTCATCGGCCACTGCCCGTGGATGCAGGACATCGACGACGCCCGCGCCGTGACCGACCGGATCGGCATCGAGTTCCGCGTCGTCAATCTGATGGCGGACTACCGCCGCCTCGTCGTGGACTACCTGCTCGACGGCTACCAGCGCGGCCTCACGCCCAATCCGGACGTGATGTGCAACCGCGAGATGAAGTTCGGCGTGTTCGCCAAATACGCCCAAGCCGAGGGCTTCGCCGCCGTCGCCACCGGGCACTATGCGCGGCGGGTGGAGGCCTCCACTGTAGGGTCGGCGCTTGCGCCGACCTTGGCGGCCGCAAGCAGCCGCCCTACAACCTTCGCCCTGTTGGAAGGCCTGGACAAGAACAAGGACCAGTCCTACTTCCTCGCCCTGCTCTCGCAGGCACAACTCGCCGCAGCGCGTTTTCCCATTGGCCACCTCACCAAGCCCGAGCTCCGCGCGCTCGCCGCCGACGCCAAGCTGCCCACCGCCGGGAAGAAGGACAGCCAGGGCATCTGCTTCATCGGCGAGGTGAAGATGGCGGACTTCCTTAAAACTTACGTGCCGGACCACCCGGGCCCGATCGTCCGCGCCACCGACGGCAAGGTCATCGGCGAGCACCGCGGTCTGCACTATTACACCATCGGTCAGCGCCGTGGCATCCGCATCCCGTCCAACACCGACGACAAGGCCTATGTCGTCACTGGCAAGCGTCCGGACGACCACGCGTTGCTCGTCGCGTTCGACGGCCCCGATGCCCCCGGCCTGTGGGCGAACGAGTGCCGCGTGCACGGCGTCAGCTTCATCGGTGAGCCGGTCAGGGAAACACGACGGATCGAGTGCAAGGTCCGCTACCGCGACCCGCGGGTCTTTATCGAGTTCACGCCTGCTGGTAGGGCGAATCCTCCGGATGAGCCGTCGACCGACCGCGGCTCGTCGGGACGACTCGCCCTACCTCAAACGGCCTCGGTCAAGTTCGAGCAACCCCAGCGCGCCCTCGCCCCCGGCCAGATCATGGCGCTCTACGACGGAGAAAAACTCCTCGGCGGTGGGGTGTTCGCCTGA
- the obgE gene encoding GTPase ObgE, translating to MFIDETSIKARAGDGGRGCSSFRREKYEPWGGPNGGDGGKGGDVVLRGDDDQNNLVDFKFKPHWNGERGEHGQGADCNGREGRPAILRVPLGTVVHRLDTGEKVVEILRDGEEFVLLKGGKGGFGNTRFKSSVTRAPRKTGPGEPGETGEFRLELKSMADVGLVGFPNAGKSSLTTLITKARPKVAAYPFTTLQPQIGVIEYPEEYERIVLADVPGLIAGASENKGLGHRFLKHIERCKLLLIIIDLAGTDNRDPRTDYKQLLKELELYDPALLDKPRVIAANKMDEDAAVVNLKKFKTRYPKVDIIPISCLSEVGIPKLRKELLKRVRKLRPKEKKSPRRAASVS from the coding sequence ATGTTTATCGACGAGACCTCCATCAAGGCGCGCGCGGGCGACGGCGGCCGCGGCTGCTCCAGCTTCCGGCGGGAAAAATACGAGCCGTGGGGCGGGCCCAACGGCGGCGATGGCGGCAAGGGGGGCGACGTGGTCCTGCGCGGCGACGACGACCAGAACAACCTCGTCGACTTCAAGTTCAAGCCGCACTGGAACGGCGAGCGCGGCGAGCACGGTCAGGGCGCCGATTGCAACGGCCGCGAGGGCCGGCCCGCCATCCTCCGCGTGCCGCTCGGCACCGTGGTGCACCGCCTCGACACCGGCGAGAAGGTCGTCGAGATCCTTCGCGACGGCGAGGAGTTCGTGCTGCTCAAGGGCGGCAAGGGCGGCTTCGGCAACACCCGCTTCAAGTCCTCCGTCACGCGCGCCCCGCGCAAGACCGGCCCGGGCGAGCCGGGCGAGACCGGCGAATTCCGGCTTGAGCTGAAAAGCATGGCCGACGTCGGCCTCGTCGGCTTCCCCAACGCCGGCAAGTCGTCGCTGACCACCCTCATCACCAAGGCGCGCCCGAAGGTCGCCGCCTACCCGTTCACCACGCTCCAGCCGCAGATCGGCGTCATCGAGTATCCCGAGGAATACGAGCGCATCGTGCTCGCCGACGTCCCCGGCCTCATCGCCGGCGCCAGCGAGAACAAGGGCCTGGGCCACCGCTTCCTCAAGCACATCGAGCGCTGCAAGCTGCTCCTCATCATCATCGACCTGGCGGGCACGGACAACCGCGACCCGCGCACCGACTACAAGCAGCTGTTGAAGGAACTGGAGCTCTACGACCCGGCCCTGCTCGACAAGCCGCGCGTCATCGCCGCGAACAAGATGGACGAGGACGCCGCGGTGGTGAACCTAAAGAAATTCAAGACCCGCTACCCGAAGGTGGATATCATCCCGATCTCCTGCCTCTCCGAGGTGGGTATTCCCAAACTGCGGAAGGAACTGCTCAAGCGGGTGCGCAAGCTGCGGCCCAAAGAAAAGAAATCGCCAAGGCGGGCCGCCTCCGTAAGTTAA
- a CDS encoding GspE/PulE family protein, whose amino-acid sequence MPLGRTQTQIIDKLEEMGKLSTEAKGVLLARPDEPTGDQLDSILQADHHITVFQLLLAKCRALGLAPFNVARYKVHTNTFEKIDLEFCQKNMILPVGQVGDFLLVAFANPFDTTVATKIQDKTGQRVVRLLGREADIREKLKKDQVHDEVQFSDVVDQLGTQFADEETEIKDEDLENEDSAPIIQLANRIIEDAYFAGTSDIHVEPWEKEVVVRYRIDGLTQEKLRLPAKVAGALVARLKIMCNLDIAERRLPQDGRIVFKQYNKKNIDVDLRVSTAPLNYGEGVVMRILDKQKSTLPLPALGFTEDNLRKYRECIRQPYGMILHCGPTGSGKSMTLYSALNEVNTPDVVIRTAEDPIEYTLPGINQMQMHRQIGLTFAAALRAFLRQDPDIILVGEIRDKETANIAVEAALTGHMLISTLHTNDAPSTIARLTDMGIEPFMISSSLVAVCAQRLMRRVCKVCRVAYEPDGREKDMLMRAVGWSGQIYKASAKGCSKCNSTGYKGRVGIHELLVNNEELIEAINKEAETAELKRICMRSGMKTLHQDSLFKVKEGLTTLAEAISTVPQDMELREGAKER is encoded by the coding sequence ATGCCCCTCGGCCGCACCCAGACGCAGATCATCGACAAGCTCGAGGAGATGGGGAAACTCTCCACCGAGGCCAAGGGCGTGTTGCTGGCGCGGCCCGACGAGCCGACCGGCGACCAGCTTGATTCGATCCTCCAGGCGGACCACCACATCACGGTGTTTCAGCTGCTGCTGGCCAAGTGCCGCGCGCTGGGCTTGGCGCCGTTCAACGTTGCCCGCTACAAGGTTCACACCAATACCTTTGAGAAGATCGACCTCGAGTTTTGCCAGAAGAACATGATCCTGCCGGTCGGGCAGGTCGGCGACTTCCTGCTCGTGGCCTTTGCGAACCCGTTCGACACGACGGTCGCGACGAAAATCCAGGACAAGACCGGCCAGCGCGTCGTCCGTCTCCTCGGCCGCGAGGCCGACATCCGCGAGAAACTAAAGAAGGACCAGGTTCATGACGAGGTGCAGTTCTCCGACGTGGTCGACCAGCTCGGCACCCAGTTCGCCGACGAGGAGACGGAGATCAAGGACGAGGACCTGGAGAACGAGGACTCGGCCCCCATCATCCAGCTCGCCAACCGCATCATCGAGGACGCCTATTTCGCCGGCACGTCCGACATCCACGTCGAGCCGTGGGAGAAGGAAGTCGTCGTCCGCTACCGCATCGACGGCCTGACGCAGGAAAAGCTCCGCCTGCCCGCCAAGGTCGCCGGCGCGCTCGTCGCGCGCCTGAAGATCATGTGCAACCTCGACATCGCGGAACGCCGCCTGCCGCAGGACGGCCGCATCGTCTTCAAGCAGTATAACAAGAAGAACATCGACGTCGACCTCCGCGTCTCCACCGCGCCGCTCAACTACGGCGAGGGCGTGGTGATGCGCATCCTCGACAAGCAGAAGTCCACGCTGCCGCTGCCCGCGCTGGGCTTCACCGAGGACAACCTTCGCAAATACCGCGAGTGCATCCGCCAGCCCTACGGCATGATCCTGCACTGCGGCCCGACCGGCTCCGGCAAGTCGATGACCCTCTACTCGGCGCTCAACGAGGTGAACACGCCCGACGTCGTCATCCGCACCGCCGAGGACCCGATCGAATACACGCTGCCCGGCATCAACCAGATGCAGATGCACCGGCAGATCGGCCTGACCTTTGCCGCCGCCCTCCGCGCGTTCCTCCGCCAGGACCCCGACATCATCCTCGTGGGCGAAATCCGCGACAAGGAGACGGCGAACATCGCCGTCGAGGCCGCGCTCACCGGCCACATGCTCATCTCCACGCTGCACACCAACGACGCCCCGAGCACGATCGCGCGCCTGACGGACATGGGCATCGAGCCCTTCATGATCTCCTCCTCGCTTGTCGCCGTATGCGCCCAGCGCCTCATGCGCCGCGTCTGCAAGGTCTGCCGCGTCGCCTACGAGCCGGACGGCCGGGAGAAGGACATGCTCATGCGCGCCGTCGGCTGGAGCGGCCAGATCTACAAGGCCAGCGCCAAGGGCTGCTCGAAGTGCAACAGCACCGGCTACAAGGGCCGCGTCGGCATCCACGAATTGCTCGTCAACAACGAGGAACTCATCGAGGCCATCAACAAGGAGGCCGAGACCGCCGAGTTGAAGCGCATCTGCATGCGGAGCGGCATGAAGACCCTGCATCAGGACAGCCTGTTCAAGGTGAAGGAAGGCCTTACCACGCTCGCCGAGGCCATCAGCACCGTCCCGCAGGACATGGAGCTGCGCGAGGGCGCCAAGGAGCGGTGA
- a CDS encoding LysE family translocator, which translates to MNYWPEFLTIVIAHALAVASPGPDFALVLRQSLAHGRRAAIWSSIGIGCGLSFHIAYCILGLGFFLKNSPAALAAVQYLGAAYLAWVGVQALRTRTRTGDVDLSAAAAPDDRAAWTTGFVVNLLNPKVALFFISLFALAVSATTPKLVQVGYGLWMTAATMAWFSFVSVVFTREEVRRRFLQHGHWIDRALGLVFIAFAVSLVLAKLGS; encoded by the coding sequence ATGAATTACTGGCCTGAGTTCCTCACGATCGTCATCGCCCACGCCCTGGCGGTGGCCAGCCCCGGGCCGGACTTCGCGCTCGTGCTCCGCCAAAGCCTGGCCCATGGCCGGCGCGCCGCGATCTGGAGCAGCATCGGCATCGGTTGCGGCCTGTCGTTCCACATCGCCTACTGCATTCTCGGGCTGGGCTTCTTCCTGAAAAACTCACCTGCCGCGCTGGCCGCGGTCCAGTATCTCGGCGCGGCCTACCTGGCCTGGGTGGGGGTGCAGGCCCTGCGGACGAGGACCCGCACCGGCGATGTCGATCTCTCGGCGGCCGCGGCGCCGGACGACCGGGCGGCGTGGACCACCGGGTTTGTGGTGAACCTGCTCAACCCGAAGGTGGCGTTGTTTTTCATCTCGCTCTTCGCCCTGGCCGTCAGCGCCACGACGCCGAAGCTCGTGCAGGTGGGCTACGGCCTGTGGATGACCGCTGCGACGATGGCGTGGTTCAGCTTCGTGTCCGTCGTGTTCACCCGAGAGGAGGTCCGGCGGCGTTTCCTCCAGCACGGCCACTGGATCGACCGGGCGCTGGGCCTGGTGTTCATCGCCTTCGCCGTCAGCCTGGTGCTGGCGAAGCTGGGCTCCTGA
- a CDS encoding alpha-amylase family glycosyl hydrolase, which produces MNTRAPFTVEQAQRIARAWLSSTSGGIIELDADWTGASLPLLAPGDHGFAFADLRPAAPSLYADEAAYYVDEAGQVVFVLDPAEHSWVEFGKMPVYVAGDFNGWEQAVGQADWALEPGEVNGRAAWLLRKAGAALLTEPPQQFKFVTGDNRWLELPREATNLVPDGKGHFNRALLRHRTGRNLFEFTTTEPVLLNQAYSVVHVRDGKEAPKTRVRLGKFFCELRSDLPLGAIVRRGETTFRLFAPRAKHVRLFLCEKLEELDKAFGYELDRREEAGGWRGVWEAHLDRNLHGWYYWYSVSGPRDVFGYFHPNQRILDPYAQAAVGREGPGIVLDPAWVGRADRSFATPSWQDLVMAEGHVRDLAAQAPGSLSAEERLGFTGLTKWVRHPDFYLKKLGVNCVELQPVHEFDNKTRQEYQWGYMTANYFAPASGFALDGPRASGVKEFQELVAAFHQQGMAVVLDVVYNHVGEPAHLLFIDKLYYFELDDEGALENWSGCGNDLRCRSAMAKRLIIDSLLHYIEVYGVDGFRFDLAELIGVDVLRDIEAAVKRVKPDVILIAEPWSFRGHIAAALRPTGYASWNDGYRNFLRDYVHGRGAADRMEYFLKGSPWHFAFWPAQTVNYTESHDDRTWLDMITENGDFNGFHPTQNDRQRTHLMAAILLMSVGIPLLAEGQDFLRSKYGVNNTYLRGDLNALDYHRIARYPATHAYFAAWIAFRRSERGRLLRHFSRASEGFFRCFIRPGGPALVAVYNADGSQGRTRLMFAVNPHTDDTTVPVGDLAAQGWELLADHECFYHDGGRPPGQAVESDLFIPALGCSLWTAEW; this is translated from the coding sequence GTGAACACCCGCGCCCCTTTCACCGTCGAACAAGCCCAGCGCATCGCCCGGGCCTGGCTGAGTTCGACCTCGGGCGGCATCATCGAGCTCGACGCCGACTGGACGGGCGCCTCGCTGCCGCTGCTGGCGCCGGGCGACCATGGTTTCGCCTTCGCCGACCTCCGGCCCGCGGCGCCGTCGCTCTACGCCGACGAGGCGGCCTATTACGTGGACGAGGCCGGGCAGGTGGTCTTCGTGCTCGATCCGGCGGAGCACAGCTGGGTCGAATTCGGCAAGATGCCCGTCTATGTGGCGGGCGACTTCAACGGCTGGGAGCAGGCGGTCGGCCAGGCCGACTGGGCGCTGGAACCCGGCGAGGTAAACGGCCGGGCCGCGTGGCTGCTGCGCAAGGCCGGCGCCGCGCTGCTCACCGAACCGCCGCAGCAGTTCAAGTTCGTCACGGGCGACAACCGCTGGCTCGAGCTGCCCCGCGAGGCGACGAACCTCGTGCCCGACGGCAAGGGCCACTTCAACCGCGCGCTGCTCCGCCACCGGACGGGGCGCAACCTGTTCGAGTTCACGACGACGGAGCCGGTGCTGCTCAACCAGGCCTACTCGGTCGTCCACGTGCGCGACGGCAAGGAGGCGCCGAAGACGCGGGTGCGGCTCGGGAAATTCTTCTGCGAGCTGCGCAGCGACCTGCCGCTGGGCGCGATCGTGCGCCGCGGCGAGACGACCTTCCGGCTGTTTGCCCCGCGTGCGAAGCACGTGCGGCTCTTCCTCTGCGAAAAGCTGGAGGAGCTGGACAAGGCCTTCGGCTACGAGCTCGACCGGCGCGAAGAGGCCGGCGGCTGGCGCGGCGTATGGGAGGCGCACCTCGACCGCAACCTGCACGGCTGGTATTACTGGTATTCCGTCAGCGGCCCGCGCGACGTGTTCGGGTATTTCCACCCCAACCAGCGGATCCTCGATCCCTACGCGCAGGCCGCGGTCGGCCGCGAGGGCCCGGGCATCGTGCTGGATCCGGCCTGGGTGGGGCGGGCCGACCGCAGTTTCGCCACGCCGTCGTGGCAGGACCTGGTGATGGCGGAGGGGCACGTGCGCGACCTCGCGGCGCAGGCGCCGGGCAGCCTCAGCGCCGAGGAACGCCTCGGCTTCACCGGCCTGACCAAATGGGTGCGGCACCCGGACTTTTACCTGAAGAAGCTCGGCGTGAACTGCGTCGAGCTGCAGCCGGTGCACGAGTTCGACAACAAGACCCGCCAGGAATACCAGTGGGGCTACATGACGGCGAACTACTTCGCCCCGGCGAGCGGCTTCGCGCTCGACGGCCCGCGCGCCTCGGGGGTGAAGGAGTTCCAGGAACTGGTCGCGGCGTTCCACCAGCAGGGCATGGCGGTCGTGCTCGACGTCGTCTACAACCACGTCGGCGAGCCGGCGCACCTGCTGTTCATCGACAAGCTCTATTACTTCGAGCTCGACGACGAGGGGGCGCTCGAGAACTGGAGCGGCTGCGGCAACGACCTGCGCTGCCGCTCGGCCATGGCCAAGCGCCTGATCATCGACAGCCTGCTGCACTACATCGAGGTCTACGGCGTGGACGGCTTCCGCTTCGACCTGGCGGAGCTCATCGGCGTGGACGTGCTGCGCGACATCGAGGCGGCGGTGAAGCGGGTGAAGCCCGACGTCATCCTCATCGCCGAGCCGTGGAGCTTCCGCGGGCACATCGCCGCGGCGCTGCGGCCGACCGGTTACGCGTCGTGGAACGACGGTTACCGGAACTTCCTGCGCGACTACGTGCACGGCCGGGGCGCGGCGGACCGCATGGAGTATTTCCTCAAGGGCTCGCCCTGGCACTTCGCCTTCTGGCCGGCGCAGACCGTCAACTACACCGAGTCGCACGACGACCGCACGTGGCTGGACATGATCACGGAGAACGGCGACTTCAACGGCTTCCACCCGACGCAGAACGACCGGCAGCGCACGCACCTGATGGCGGCGATCCTGCTCATGTCGGTCGGCATCCCGCTGCTGGCCGAGGGGCAGGACTTCCTGCGGTCGAAATACGGCGTGAACAACACCTACCTGCGGGGCGATCTCAACGCCCTCGATTACCACCGGATCGCGCGCTACCCGGCGACGCACGCCTACTTTGCCGCCTGGATCGCATTCCGGCGGTCGGAGCGCGGGCGGCTGCTCCGGCACTTCAGCCGGGCGAGCGAGGGGTTCTTCCGGTGCTTCATCCGGCCCGGCGGCCCGGCCCTCGTGGCGGTCTACAACGCCGACGGCAGCCAGGGACGCACGCGACTGATGTTTGCCGTCAACCCGCACACCGACGACACCACAGTGCCGGTGGGGGACCTGGCAGCGCAGGGCTGGGAGCTATTGGCGGACCACGAGTGCTTCTACCACGATGGCGGGCGCCCGCCCGGCCAGGCCGTGGAGTCGGATCTTTTCATTCCGGCGCTGGGTTGCAGCCTGTGGACGGCGGAGTGGTGA
- a CDS encoding VWA domain-containing protein, producing the protein MSDDHQVAVRTCQRLALGAGVLLAGLAALHGETPKPAVAEEAGAVAYGLIVDNTPAMRSCLNEAMATGRAFVESNGPADEAFVITFSSRDNLTLEQRLTRRKSSLTRALDNMHIQGGPADLLDAVYLAGETLAEYEKDTRTAAQDHALILLTVGANEDSFYHLEQVLTMLHEKRTKVFVIGFPRALKSADGKTEEAAGKLLDRLAGESGGQAYFPASEGETAKAVEAILTGLRARQADRKND; encoded by the coding sequence ATGAGCGATGACCACCAGGTCGCGGTTCGGACCTGCCAGCGCCTCGCGCTGGGCGCGGGAGTTCTCCTGGCCGGCCTGGCGGCCTTGCATGGTGAAACACCAAAGCCTGCCGTCGCGGAGGAGGCCGGTGCCGTCGCCTATGGATTGATCGTCGACAATACGCCCGCGATGCGGAGCTGCCTCAACGAGGCGATGGCCACGGGCCGGGCGTTCGTCGAAAGCAACGGACCCGCGGACGAGGCCTTCGTCATCACGTTCTCCAGCCGGGACAACCTCACCCTCGAACAACGCCTCACCCGCAGGAAGAGCTCCCTGACGCGGGCACTGGATAACATGCATATCCAGGGCGGTCCGGCCGACCTGCTCGATGCAGTCTACCTGGCCGGGGAGACGCTGGCCGAGTATGAAAAAGACACCCGGACGGCGGCGCAGGATCACGCGCTGATCCTGCTCACCGTGGGCGCGAACGAAGACAGTTTTTATCACCTCGAGCAGGTCCTGACCATGCTGCACGAGAAGCGCACCAAGGTTTTTGTGATTGGTTTTCCCCGGGCGTTGAAATCAGCCGACGGAAAGACGGAGGAAGCGGCCGGAAAACTCCTGGACCGGCTCGCCGGCGAGTCAGGCGGCCAGGCATATTTTCCCGCTTCCGAGGGAGAAACCGCCAAAGCGGTTGAAGCGATTCTGACCGGACTTCGCGCCCGACAGGCAGACCGCAAAAATGACTGA
- a CDS encoding type II toxin-antitoxin system RelE/ParE family toxin, which translates to MTAKLILTPEARADIAQAAAWYRERSIFAAEQFLLAVGVVFARIEAQPTSQVVIDIETGVRRALLRKFPHRVLYLIDGEQLVVFAVIHHGRDRPAWRERLE; encoded by the coding sequence GTGACGGCCAAGCTCATTCTGACGCCGGAGGCCAGGGCTGATATTGCGCAGGCGGCCGCTTGGTATCGCGAGCGGAGCATCTTTGCGGCTGAACAATTCCTGCTCGCCGTCGGTGTGGTGTTTGCCCGGATCGAGGCGCAACCAACATCGCAAGTGGTCATCGATATCGAGACCGGTGTCCGAAGGGCATTGCTGCGCAAGTTTCCACACCGCGTGCTTTATCTGATCGATGGCGAGCAACTCGTCGTATTTGCGGTCATCCATCACGGGCGCGACCGCCCAGCTTGGCGTGAACGACTAGAATAG
- a CDS encoding FUSC family protein: MNGLFARLRHYLEEQRLQPDINRGLRATVGFMGAFLTAAWWHLPIEASFAAIAAQNIAMLDIRGSYPLRLSLLLTMSLIVAGSCWLGGMAGGHLPSALAAMGLIIVLGGVWRHLSPDYGMSLAINSAFLLMLALAQAGGETAANQHFLAGLGGGLWGVFVQVSLWPFRAQHPLRRAVADTWLALSDLLAALAPEETPDPAARHRRIAAQEALLRTALDQTTATLAAAHAGKQRPHLRELDELNQAAARFATRLVAFNTALETLMARPDFPALAPSFGPVLTSLTNLARNTAVTIVSRQPSHLIAAEVRLRRLGNLLQALQDRVLTQTDRAPDAVQLTFILQQIAGLIPSLGVTLRATVDRANEHAAFSVELFDLHTWTLRPLASALNFSWRPDPALVRFIARLTVLEVAGVAAFKLLDLAHGYWLPLTVLVVLQPDYGSTRLRAGQRVAGTLAGSVLASLLLWLALPPAALISAMAVTMFAFAFFLKRNYGYAVFFITLFVVLITETSAKVTLGFTVERLAATAAGGLLALLAAQLFWPAWERKFFPGILARALRANRDYVRLLGDRLMHGGGYDAGAIALKRAAEKANSTVFSSLQRMSGDPKAQQEGIEAAGTLANGNQRLTRAFTVVALHLTPGRALQRPEIGRFVTTAVETFEALAGSAETGRTDVALLTALRTALDALALSSPPAASPLEHSAYGQFARCATELSAMLLAAQAAQAESTPPFPVAV, encoded by the coding sequence ATGAACGGCCTCTTCGCCCGCCTCCGGCATTACCTGGAGGAACAGCGCCTCCAACCCGATATCAACCGCGGGTTGCGGGCGACCGTCGGCTTCATGGGGGCGTTCCTCACGGCCGCGTGGTGGCACCTGCCGATCGAGGCGTCGTTCGCCGCCATCGCCGCGCAGAACATCGCGATGCTGGACATCCGCGGCTCCTACCCGCTCCGCCTGAGCCTGCTGCTGACCATGTCCTTGATCGTCGCGGGCTCGTGCTGGCTCGGCGGCATGGCGGGCGGCCACCTGCCCTCCGCCCTGGCAGCCATGGGACTCATCATCGTGCTGGGCGGGGTCTGGCGCCACCTCAGCCCCGACTACGGCATGTCGCTGGCGATCAACTCCGCGTTCCTCCTGATGCTCGCGCTGGCGCAGGCCGGCGGTGAGACGGCCGCCAACCAGCATTTCCTCGCGGGGCTCGGCGGCGGCCTGTGGGGCGTGTTCGTGCAGGTGTCGCTTTGGCCGTTCCGCGCCCAGCACCCGCTGCGCCGGGCCGTGGCCGACACCTGGCTCGCCCTTTCCGACCTGCTCGCCGCCCTGGCGCCCGAGGAAACGCCCGACCCGGCCGCCCGTCATCGACGCATCGCGGCGCAGGAGGCGCTGCTGCGCACGGCGCTCGACCAAACCACCGCCACCCTCGCCGCCGCCCATGCCGGCAAGCAGCGCCCGCACCTGCGCGAACTGGACGAACTCAACCAGGCCGCCGCGCGCTTCGCGACCCGGCTCGTCGCCTTCAACACCGCCCTCGAAACCCTGATGGCCCGGCCGGACTTCCCGGCGCTGGCGCCCAGCTTCGGCCCGGTGCTCACCTCCCTGACGAACCTAGCGCGCAACACGGCCGTCACGATCGTGTCGCGCCAGCCCTCGCACCTCATCGCCGCCGAGGTCCGGCTGCGCCGGCTCGGCAACCTCCTCCAGGCGCTGCAGGACCGCGTGCTGACGCAGACCGACCGGGCGCCCGACGCCGTCCAGCTGACTTTCATCCTGCAGCAGATCGCCGGCCTCATCCCGTCGCTCGGGGTCACGCTCCGCGCGACGGTGGACCGGGCGAACGAGCACGCGGCGTTCTCTGTCGAGCTGTTCGACCTGCACACGTGGACCTTGCGCCCGCTGGCCTCGGCCCTGAATTTCTCGTGGCGGCCCGATCCCGCGCTCGTGCGCTTCATCGCCCGGCTCACCGTGCTGGAGGTGGCCGGCGTGGCGGCCTTCAAGCTGCTCGACCTGGCCCACGGCTACTGGCTGCCGCTGACCGTGCTCGTCGTCCTGCAGCCCGACTACGGCTCCACCCGGCTGCGGGCGGGGCAACGCGTGGCCGGCACGCTCGCGGGCAGCGTGCTGGCGAGCCTGCTGCTGTGGCTGGCGCTGCCCCCGGCGGCGCTGATCAGCGCGATGGCCGTGACCATGTTCGCCTTCGCGTTCTTCCTGAAGCGCAACTACGGCTACGCGGTCTTCTTCATCACCCTGTTCGTGGTGCTCATCACGGAGACGTCGGCCAAGGTCACGCTGGGCTTCACCGTCGAGCGGCTCGCGGCGACGGCGGCGGGCGGGCTGCTCGCGCTGCTGGCGGCGCAGCTGTTCTGGCCGGCGTGGGAGCGGAAATTTTTTCCCGGCATCCTGGCCCGTGCCCTGCGCGCCAACCGCGATTACGTGCGCCTGCTCGGCGACCGCCTGATGCACGGCGGCGGCTACGACGCCGGGGCCATCGCGCTCAAGCGCGCCGCGGAAAAGGCCAACAGCACCGTTTTCTCGTCGCTGCAGCGCATGTCCGGCGACCCCAAGGCCCAGCAGGAAGGCATCGAGGCCGCGGGCACGCTTGCCAACGGCAACCAACGGTTGACCCGTGCGTTCACCGTCGTCGCGCTCCACCTCACCCCGGGCCGCGCCCTGCAGCGCCCGGAAATCGGCCGGTTTGTGACGACGGCGGTCGAGACCTTCGAAGCCCTCGCCGGCAGCGCGGAGACCGGGCGGACCGACGTCGCGCTCCTCACGGCGTTGCGGACGGCCCTCGACGCACTCGCCCTCAGCTCGCCCCCGGCGGCGTCCCCGCTCGAGCACAGCGCCTACGGCCAGTTCGCCCGCTGCGCCACCGAGCTCAGCGCCATGCTGCTCGCAGCGCAGGCCGCCCAGGCGGAGAGTACGCCGCCGTTTCCGGTGGCTGTATGA